The following nucleotide sequence is from Zea mays cultivar B73 chromosome 1, Zm-B73-REFERENCE-NAM-5.0, whole genome shotgun sequence.
acatttgaagcatgagcgcttcccctttgtcttggtcttgcttggctgccccttgcggccttttagtgccgtcttgaatctcttgatgatgagggccatctcttcattattaagtccggccgcctcaatttgtgccaccttgctaggtagcatctccttgcttcttgttgccttgagagcaagaggttgaggctcatgaattggaccgtttagagcgtcgtcgacgtatctcgcctccttgatcatcatccgtccgcttatgaattttccgagtacctcctcgggtgtcatcgtcgtgtacctgggattctcacgaacattgtttacgagatgaggatcaagaacggtaaaggaccttagcattaggcggacgacgtcgtggtccgtccatcgcgtgcttccatagctccttatcttgttgacaagggtcttgagccggttgtatgtttgggttggctcctccccccttatcatagcaaatctcccaagttctccctccaccaactccatcttggtgagcatggtgacgtcgttgccctcgtgagagatcttgagggtgtcccatatctgcttggcattgtccaagccgctcactttattgtactcttccctgcacaaagatgctaagagaacagtagtagcttgtgcatttctatggatttgttcatttataagcatagggctatccgagctatcaaatttcattccattctctacaatctcccatatgcttggatgaagagagaataagtgactacgcattttgtgactccaaaatccgtagtcctccccatcgaagtgtggaggtttgccaagaggaatggaaagcaaatgcgaattcgaactatgtggaatacgagaataatcaaatgaaaagtttgaattgaccgtcttcctgtagtcgttgtcgtcgtccttttgggaagaggaagattcgtcgctgtcgtagtagacgatctccttgatgcgccttgtcttcttcttcttcccatcttttcgtctatggcccgagcccgagtcgttggacttgtcatcctttggctcgttgacgaaggactccttctccttgtcgttgatcacgattcccttccccttaggatccatctcttcgggcggttagtccctttcttgaagagaacggctctgataccaattgagagcacctagagggggggtgaataggtgatcctgtgaaacttgaaaacttaagccacaaaaacttggttaatcgttagcacaataattgccaagtgactagagaggagtcaaaacacaataaccacaagaaaacacagagatggcacggtggttatcccgtggtttggccaagtacaaaacttgcctactccacgttgtggcgtcccaacggacgagagttgcactcaactcctctcaagtgatccaatgatcaacttgaataccacggtgttcttctttactttgatcttttcccgtttgcgaggaatctccacaacttggagtctctcgcccttacaattgaatttcacaaagaagtacggagtaagggagggaagcaacacacacaaatccacagcaaaatgcgcacacacacggccaagaatcgagctcaaaagactatctcaaagttctcactagaatggagctcgaatcactgagaatgacaaacgaatgcgcaaagactgagtgtggatgatcaagaatgctctaaggttgcttggggttctcctccatgcgcctaggggtcccttttatagccccaaggcagctaggagccgttgagagcaaatcaggaaggctgatcttgccttctgtcgactggtgcaccggacagtccggtgcacaccggacactgtccggtgcccgatttccttccttaaatggcgaagccgaccgttggctgacttggagccgttggcgcaccggacatgtccggtgcacaccggacagtccggtgcccccttccgaccgttggctcggccacgtgtctcgcgcagatcgcgcggccgaccgttggctcaccggacagtccggtgcacaccggacagtccggtgaattttagccgtacgccgtcggcgaattcccgagagcggcctcttcacgccgagtcagcctggcgcaccgaacactgtccggtgcaccaccggacagtccggtgtgccagactgagctgagtcttggctgtacacagccaagtcttttttacttcttttcttttcttcttctttctgtttctaacacttcgacaggtatattagtacacaaaaccaatgtactaaggcttagaaacatacctttactcttgatttgtactttgtccatccatgagcataaattcacatttaagcacttgtgttggcactcaatcaccaaaatacttagaaatggcccaagggcacatttccctttcacatttccctttcagttgtcttcttcagggactccaaacctttcatgaagaacatcgatggatctgtatgacgacgctatattgcctctaacaactctgcattTTCCTCATCCATAACATTTGACAGAACATAAGTTCTAtcacgttcatttcctccagcgtaaccatgatcagtaacatttggcactacatgaTCTGTGGAAGATGTTTTTGTGTCTCATGAtcgaactgaaatctgtcgtcgatgttctcagaGTTTCCAGTCATATAAGGTGAAGAGCTACTCTCTCGATGttttgtccaaattgtgtaatccttcacaaatcctcggcataccatatgagatatgatttggtctgtgtcatcaaatacaacaacaaTTTTtcggtccatgcatggacaatatatatgttttgtctttgttctccaagcatggtttgtAGCGatatcaataaacctatggacctcggatatgtatgatggatctagccttcataagttatacatccaagaTGTCttctccatcatcacctgtaaaaaagtaacataaaacacacaagaacacaaattggcaagagaaacataaacTAACATTTCCTAATAACTAAATATATCATTGATAAACAaaaattggcaaaagaaacataaacGAATCTTTCTTATCAACCTTgttccaaaaaataaagatcaaaacctACCCCTtacattttgtgaaatctggcatTCCAATGAAagttggcaagagaaacataagccaaactttcctagcaactaataaacaaaaattcttaatacccaaacctatctctaacaataattggcaattaaaacataattaaaccaacattTCATAACAACTAATAAAAACAATCCTTAATTACCAAACATATCTCCTTCTCTTccaacatggtgaaaccctagatccaaatgtGGCTAAACCTAACTATACTCTTCTCtttcacatggtgaaaccctagatccaaaatatggctaaaattgagcaagaatgaacaaaaattgacaaaagaaacataaaccaacctttcttagcaatcttcttccaaaaaataaagatcaaaacctctccccttgtattttgtgaaatctatacctccaaaatcgcctccaatagaAGTTGGTTGTGAGATACTGTTCTTGGCGGGAAGAATGGGTATTTACAATACAAAATTCACCGACAGTTATATTAACGCAACCGCCAGCGAAAACGGACTATTAACACTgacggttggtgtaacagaactgTCAGTGTTATTATATTTTTCACAGACGGTTCTGTTAGACCAACCACCACTGAAAATAGCTCGTTTTCACTAGCGGATGTGTTAAGAGAACCGTCAGTGAAAATAGTTTTCCACTGGTAGTTCTCAAGCGAGATCCACCTATTTTTTTCACTAATGTGCGGTAACTGAAACCGTCAGTGATAAATTATGGGTGACGCAGGCTCTAGGTCTTTTCTACTAGTGATCCATATTTAATTTTGCTATAGAGCGTAAGTAGGAACCTGGTAGAGTTCGCTAGCTAAGGATACGATGAGACGACGATGGTTTTTTGGTTCAATCAAAACCAGTGGCAAAGTTGGGTACGACAGCATGTGAACCAAAAAAAAAAATTGCTGATCTGTGTTCGTCTTGACGACGTTAACGTCACATCTGAGAAGGTTCCATTCGATTGACTAGTCCTAGATAACGTAATAAATATACCACCCAAAGAACTTCGTCACTACTCTCCCTCTCATCTCAATGTTTCATTCATTAAACTTCGCGAGAACATGGGAGGAGCAGTAGAGCAGCACAGGACGTAGATGTACGGTAGCCGGCCGGCGCCCATGGATTCAAGCTCACAGCCCGCCGCAATGTACgcatctctctctttctctctcataTGCATGCATGGTTCATCATCTTTTGGGGTCAAATTTTCATGTAGCAACTAGCAACATGGAGGTACCATGCATAACGGATGTTCAAGTTTATGATATCTGTATGGCCTAGCACTACGATCAGCCAGCTGGTATATATATAGAGCAAGACTGAATTTTTGCATCATTGTACACCTAATAGATAGGTCGACGACGACGATTTATGCGTGTCCTAGATATAACGTTAATTCCTTGGCACACACTAAAAAAACTGTAGTGATGGATCGAGAGGGAGCGGAGGAGGAGAGAGAAACAAaagggaggaggaggacgacgacgaggcggcggcggaggccgGCAACGGCAGACAGCTGGTGATGCCCGAGGACGGGTACGAGTGGAAGAAGTACGGCCAGAAGTTCATCAAGAACATCCAGAAAATGAGGTGCGTACTTGCTAGCTAGCTCCGTTCGATCCGCCATGCATACGTAGCATATATTTCTGGCGTCGACGGCTGGCCGGCCCTAGAGGCGATCGAGATTCATCTCGAGCTCTCAAAGCTACTGCAAACTCGATCATGCATATATATCACCATTTCGTGTCAAAATCGTTTTCGCCAAAGATACGTTTACATCACATTAAAATGGATACCTCGACGTCGTTGACCAAGCTCTGACTCGTTCATCACCGTCGTTCCTGCTGTGCATCGAAGTAATTGAGTCGATGTGACCACCGGGATAATGGAATGGAATGGAATGGATTTGCCTTACTTGCCCGGCCGCTTTAGCTATTAACCATGAGCAAATTGCGCAAGTGTGTTGCTGCGTGACGAACTGATGACGTGCGTGTGGGTGGGGTCCATGCGTGTGCGTGCGGAAATGGCGCAGGAGCTACTTCCGGTGCCGGCACAGgctgtgcggcgccaagaagaaggtggAGTGGCACCCGCGCGACCCCGGCGGCGACCTCCGCATCGTCTACGACGGCGCGCACCAGCACGGGCCCCCGCCGCTGGCGGCTCCTCCCGGCGGCCACGGCCAGATGCAGGGCGGCGGCGCCTCCGACTCCAACAGATACGAGCTGTGCACCCAGTACTTCGGCGGGGCCCGGTCGCGCTGACGACCTGGCGGGCCAGCTAGCTAGCGTCGGGGGTGGCATGGCAGCTGACAAGAAAGGCCGGCCGGCGGGCGGCGGCGTGGCGTCCCGTCGCGTCACGCTCACGCCCGCATCACCTCCTGCCCCTGCTGGCTGCTGGCCTGCTGCAGCACCGATCGCTTTCGCTGCGCACCGgagggcagcggcagcggcagcggctggCTGGTGCTGCCGGTGGCGGTTGACTTGACGCCTTGCGCCGGCGCAACCGACGTGATGTTGAGTGCGGATTAATTGGTGCTGCACCGGTCAACGCTGTGGTCTACTACTAGTGTACTACACTATTACGACGACGGTGCGTACAAAAAATTAAAGCTAGCTTTATCAGTGGAATAAGCCTAATCTGTTTAGTCAGATTTAACATCCAACCATTTGCAGATTGAAAAGCACCAGTGAGTACCGAGGCACTCCTTCCAGAATTATATAATTCAGCTTATAGATATAAGCATCTAATGACCTGCTTATAAATTATCATAATCTAGATATCTAGATTATATTATTTGTTTGTCACATCCGCTAATGCCTACCGACAGTTGATCGGTGCAACTGATGGATATGGACAACCTAACAAGTTGGCAACACTAAGGCTTGTTCAGTTATTACTATCCCATGTAGATTTGATATGATCAAAAAAATCATAAAAGATGTTAACTTATTTAGGAATCAAACTCATCAATCTCACCTAATCCATATGAATCGGGACCAAAACGAATAAGCcctaacaatgatttcaacagtaCGTAGAATTCAATTTATTCACCGTAGCATGCAACATCGATCGAAAAAATTAAAAACCTTAAGTGCAGGAACATTTGGAGACAGAAACTACATACATACATGTGTATCGTTAACTTCAACAAAGAGAAAAACATGACATATACAATCAATATCATGTTGATACAACCATATAATCAAACTATCAGAGACGTCTAATTAAAATGCAACAGTAACTACTATTTTATATTTAATCCCTGCAATATTTAACCTATAGCAATTTTATATTTGAAATCTTTCATCTAAAATAGCTTGCATACATCAGATCGTTTGATTGCACGGTTTAAGTGCACATTATTGTCTCTAACAGAGTCACACCAATAGCATGGTCAATCGACCGGTTCCTCCATACGGTCATAACCAGCAAGATTTACCCCAATGTCAAACGCTACAGCATCTCAAACTCAAATACAACAGATAACTTACAACCAGTCGTCAGTACATTGCCCTTGCCCTTTGCCCTTGTCCCACGTTACATACAGCGCCAGCCTTTTCATCATCGCACATCACACTGAAACATACTCAGAAGAGACTTTGAAGGACTCCTGCCTCAAAGACGAAGCAGACCAAAATTTATCTACTCTTGTTAGCACTCAAGTTAACGCTGCAACCACATGGGACAAGCATGTACCCTGCAGCTCACACAAACTACTCAAACTGCGACATAATGTAGTGTCCGTGTTCACCAGGGCCTCTACCCAAACGGATCATCTTGACAATTCCACCAGCTACCACGACACGCCCACCCAATCATGCCAGACAGCAGCTCACAGAAATTACAAGATGCTATAAATTCCGCCAGACTTTTTATGTACACAGTTAGAATTTATGGTCACACGAAAATCATCAAGGAAGCTTGTAATTAGAAGGATGTGACCTTCACAACAGGTCATCTGCAAAGAGGACATCAGAAAGAAAACATTAGTTTATAATAATTAATTTTACACAAGCTGTCATTAAAATAAAAGGTCCTTTTGGAACACAGGAATTTCGTAGAAAACATGTGCAATTCCAAGGTAATCAGTTCATTTTCACAGGAAACGCAGAAAACAGGAGGGGGGGATCCCACATTTCAAAAGGGGCTTAGGAAGCGTTTGGTTCCGGAGCCAGTTGAAATGGAACGGCTCCGTCCAGAGGATTTTGGGGAGCCAAATGGTTCATTTTTCTGACATCTGGTTTGAATAACCAGAATACCACGATAAAAGTTTGTTTCAGAAATACAGTAGAAAACATGACTCCGACATTTTACTGTCAAGGGTAACGAAAAATATCATGCAGTCTCACAAATGTTCCAAAATGAGTACAAGACATAGTGAACTGCAGCCATCCACCATAGCATTTTATCGACAGAGCAAGAGAATGTAGCTGGAGTCATGCACGCACTATGATTGAAACATGATAAAAAAGAACTACATACCATTGCTGAACTTTTCGAAACTCTGCCAGCACAGGATAGATGTTTTCGAAGGCAGTGTAGGTCTCCTCTCTCACCTACAAACAATGGAGTATGAAATGAAGGAAAAAGTGAAGCAAACAGCGGTATTATTAAGCATGTGCAAGAAATGACAACTGACCTTTGCTCCAGTCAAAACAATCTTGCCTGAAACAAAAATTAAAAGAACAATCTTTGGTTGTTTCATCCGATAGATAAGGCCAGGAAAGAGTTCTGGTTCGTACTGTAAAACAAATGAAAAATGTCAAATTCCAAGAAGGGAGACAAAAAAAAAGGTAAAAAAAATTGTGATGCCAAAATAAGCAATCATTGGACATACACTTGAGAAGGCACCATGAGAATAGGCAAGGCCCTCAAGCCTAATTGGAAACTTTACATCACAAGAGCCAACAATATTCTGAATCTTAAAGTCCTGGCATAGAACAGCAACTTAGTGACTGATGTACAAATTGTTCAAAGCTCAGATCTGTACACGAGTATGAAAATAGCTACCTTGAATTTAGCTGGAAAACCAAGTTTCTGAATAATACGAGCATACTGGAAATAAAGACAAGTGTTAGAAAATTCAGAAGTCTCTCAGTAAACTAGATCCAACTTAATAAAATGGTAGCAAGCCATATGGCACCTTTCTTGCTGCAAGCTTAGATTGCTGCTCGCTCTTAGCTCCAGTACATACCTGGTGATAGAAAATTATGGTCGCTTGCTTCAGCACTATAAACACTTATGATGAATAGATACAAGATTGTAGTTATATATTAAAGAAATGCACTTCTAATAAACTTTCTTCATTTGGAAGAAAAATATTGTTACATCAATGCATTTGATTAATATTCAATATGACAACAAAGAAAGTCTAAATTACTGAAGATATTGATCCAAATAAAATCCTAAGTAAACATCCACTGTGATATATCATCTGGTAAGGGAAAAAATAGATTTGCCTAGCGTATGCTGAACATGATTGAGACATAGATTTGGACACAGCAAAAACAGAATGATTAGTATTTCTATCTTTTGACAATGCAGCACCAAGGCAGCAAATCATGCCAAAACAACAGATCAAATCTAACATAGGCCATATGTGCAACAAGAATTTTCATGTGATAAATTTAATACAAGGGAAATACTGCCACCAAAAGCATGCAAGTCCTTGAAAATTGACAGTATAAGACAAAAGACATTGATGACATACCATTTTACCCGATGCAAATATCAGTGCCGTGGTTTTGGGTTCTCTTATTCTCATGATTACTGCAGCAAAACGCTGTTTACAGATAAAAGAGTCAACATACAAAATATAATAACTGAGAAAACACAGCAAAAATCAGGTTGCTACATTATATAATCATAACAAAGAAAGAATGCATTTAGAATGCCATAAGAGCAAGCAAGTCATATATAAGCTAAAATTTATAACTTGTTTGTCAAAGAATATTGTGATTATTCACAGGACATGCTGGATATGAGCATGCATCTGGTCCATAATTAACCGCACACATAGCTATTAGCACAAAGCTATTTGAACTCACGGACAAGACTGTACATCATTACAAAGGATCGACATCCGTTGTATATCCATAAAATCAACTGCTAGATAAAACCACCAGGAAATACCGTGCAAAGCCGTCGCTTTGAGGTTATCAGTATACCTTTGGGTTATACTCCGCatttcttgcttgcaaagctattGCTTTGAGGTCAAGTTTACAATCCAAATTAACTGTTGATACAATATTCCTGTCATGAAATAATGTCAACATGTCAAGTAGACCATGATAGAACTGCAGTAAACATGTGGATTTTGTTTTGTAAAAGCAACATAGGATTTTTATTGTAGAGACACTACAAGATGATTTTTATTGTACTTTTTTATATGATAGTGTGTGTCCTATTAATTTCTTCTTTGTGCCAGTTTCCAACATGTACAAATCATATAAACATAAGACTTGGCCTACGTAAGGAGGTCTCTAGCTTTGTAATAGTCGTTTGGACCTATTTGTTTTACTTCTTAATACAATGAGGTGCAGCTCTCTTGCGTATTCGAGTGAGAAAAAATAAACATAAGACTATCATTCAAGATAACCTACATTTTTCCTGTGTTGTTTAAAGCTAcgtttaaacaaagtttaaacgtttaaaagtcAAAATTTGACCCATGAGCGTTCCAACGTTTTACCGTTTTAATAACCTTGATTTCAGGACTCAATATGGCATTAATAAGCCCATAACACTTAAATCTCGCTCCTGCAAAAAAACTTCCACGTCACCCAGTCCTTAGGTTGCTTTTGGTTTGGGGACGAAGTGGGATAGAATGGTCACGTCTCTATTTTTGGACGGGATTGACAAAGCTCTTGTTTGGTTGGAGGGATAGGTTCATTCCAATTTTTGTTTGGTTCGAAGGATTTGGTGGATGGAGCCAGCTGGATTATTAACACCATATGCAATAATCCATGGCCCCACCAGCCATTGTCTCTACACCTATTCTTGTCTTCTTCGGGTGAGCAAAGCGCCAAAGCCCGATTCCCAAGATTTTGTACCGCCATTGCCCAACATTTCACAGTTCCAGTGCCCAAGAGCTGGCCACTACCGCCATCCAAGAGCTTGACTAACCAATTCACCCAAGATCTCATGCAGCTATCTCAGCATTGCTGCTACCGCCAAAGATGCTCAAACTGCCCCCACCAGAGTTCTCGTGTGGCATAAAGAGGTCATCGACCCACTCCTTCCTTCAGATGTTGGACCTCACCCCAATCCTCTTGTTGTCAGAGCTATCCCAGTACGTTGTGTAATCTATATCCATCTCATCTCCTCTGATTGCCTTGAGCACAGAGCTTCCCCATGGCAGAGCCCTCTGTCCAACCGCACTCGCACCTGGCGACACAAAGATGGCACGGCGGCGCGTTCCGCAAGGAATGACTTCGTCCACCCAATTTGAGGG
It contains:
- the LOC100277808 gene encoding uncharacterized protein LOC100277808; translated protein: MYGSRPAPMDSSSQPAAIDGSRGSGGGERNKREEEDDDEAAAEAGNGRQLVMPEDGYEWKKYGQKFIKNIQKMRSYFRCRHRLCGAKKKVEWHPRDPGGDLRIVYDGAHQHGPPPLAAPPGGHGQMQGGGASDSNRYELCTQYFGGARSR
- the LOC542240 gene encoding TATA-box-binding protein 1, which gives rise to MAEPGLEDSQPVDLSKHPSGIVPTLQNIVSTVNLDCKLDLKAIALQARNAEYNPKRFAAVIMRIREPKTTALIFASGKMVCTGAKSEQQSKLAARKYARIIQKLGFPAKFKDFKIQNIVGSCDVKFPIRLEGLAYSHGAFSSYEPELFPGLIYRMKQPKIVLLIFVSGKIVLTGAKVREETYTAFENIYPVLAEFRKVQQ